A stretch of the Candidatus Denitrolinea symbiosum genome encodes the following:
- a CDS encoding metallophosphoesterase, which translates to MKIALISDVHANLPALEAALSDVRAEGVDATVFLGDAATLGPCPRETLGLIQSLGCPCILGNHDEAMLEPARAAELQIGEPLLPSLEWSVSQLSATDVDFLRSFRPTRQLDFDGASTILCYHASPLSNTDILLATTPEETVDKYFESQSAAILAGGHTHIQMLRKRGRQVIVNPGSVGNAFEKPYTPGSPAPTLLPWAEYAILRAERGVWSVDLRRVPFDTEATRRLIAQSGNPSAAEWLRQYR; encoded by the coding sequence ATGAAAATCGCCTTGATCTCCGACGTCCACGCCAACCTGCCCGCGCTGGAAGCCGCGCTGAGCGACGTCCGCGCCGAGGGCGTGGACGCGACCGTCTTCCTCGGCGACGCGGCCACCCTCGGTCCGTGCCCGCGCGAGACGTTGGGGTTGATCCAGTCGCTGGGCTGTCCCTGCATCCTCGGCAACCACGACGAAGCCATGTTGGAACCCGCGCGGGCGGCGGAGTTGCAGATCGGCGAGCCGCTCCTCCCAAGTCTGGAATGGAGCGTCAGCCAGTTGTCGGCTACAGACGTGGATTTCCTCCGCTCTTTCCGTCCCACGCGTCAACTGGACTTCGACGGCGCGTCCACAATTTTGTGCTACCATGCCTCGCCGCTGTCCAACACGGATATTCTCCTCGCCACCACGCCCGAAGAAACCGTTGATAAATACTTCGAGAGCCAGTCGGCGGCAATTCTGGCGGGCGGACATACCCACATTCAGATGCTGCGAAAGCGCGGGAGGCAGGTTATCGTCAACCCGGGCAGCGTCGGGAACGCCTTCGAGAAGCCGTACACCCCCGGCAGTCCCGCGCCGACCCTGCTTCCCTGGGCTGAGTACGCCATCCTGCGGGCGGAACGGGGCGTCTGGAGCGTGGACCTGCGCCGCGTCCCGTTCGACACCGAAGCGACGCGCCGCCTGATCGCCCAAAGCGGAAATCCGTCCGCGGCGGAATGGCTCCGTCAATATCGGTGA
- a CDS encoding transposase, IS256 family: protein MTYQNDCTLPNEVLEQISEQGLDYLPELMRVIVNAAMKAERQQYLGVAPYERSEQRRDQANGFKPKTVRTRMGAIEFAVPQVRTGDYYPQALEKGLRSERALTMALAEMYVQGTSTRKVNAIVEKLCGSQVSSSLVSKATSELDVLLEAWQNRPLGEIRYLFLDARYEKVRMDGQVVDAAVLIAQAVDPLGKRRILGVRIGLGEAEIFWRAFLQSLIQRGLSGVRLITSDAHAGLRQALRAVFGGVLWQRCQYHLQQNATSYVPRREMLTEVAADIRRVFNAPDRPTAEAYLKQTVQKYAQSASRLADWMETNLPEGLTVFAFPEAHRRKLRTNNTQERLNREIGRRTNVVSIFPNEAACLRLVSAILMEQDEEWQMGRVYLSMDENPPPK, encoded by the coding sequence ATGACCTACCAAAATGATTGTACCTTACCAAACGAAGTTTTGGAGCAGATCAGCGAGCAAGGCTTGGATTACTTGCCCGAGTTGATGCGCGTCATCGTCAATGCGGCGATGAAAGCGGAGCGACAGCAATACCTGGGAGTGGCGCCTTACGAACGCTCGGAACAGCGACGCGACCAAGCCAACGGGTTCAAGCCGAAAACAGTGCGGACGCGCATGGGCGCGATTGAATTTGCCGTTCCGCAAGTGCGGACTGGGGATTATTATCCACAAGCGCTGGAAAAAGGGTTGCGTAGTGAACGCGCCCTGACGATGGCGTTAGCCGAGATGTATGTGCAAGGGACCTCGACCCGCAAAGTGAATGCCATTGTCGAGAAGTTGTGCGGCAGCCAGGTATCGAGCAGTCTGGTGAGCAAGGCCACCTCGGAGTTGGATGTCTTGCTGGAAGCCTGGCAGAATCGACCGTTGGGAGAAATCCGCTACCTGTTTTTGGATGCCCGCTACGAGAAAGTGCGGATGGATGGACAGGTGGTAGATGCGGCCGTTTTGATCGCCCAGGCAGTGGATCCACTCGGCAAACGGAGGATTTTGGGCGTGAGGATAGGTCTGGGTGAGGCCGAAATCTTCTGGCGCGCCTTCCTGCAAAGCCTGATCCAGCGCGGCCTGAGCGGTGTGCGTCTGATTACCAGCGACGCTCACGCTGGTTTGCGGCAAGCGTTGCGGGCGGTGTTTGGAGGCGTTCTCTGGCAGCGCTGCCAATACCATCTGCAACAGAATGCAACCAGCTACGTTCCTCGCCGCGAGATGTTGACAGAAGTGGCCGCGGACATTCGCAGAGTGTTCAATGCCCCCGACCGTCCGACGGCCGAAGCCTACTTGAAGCAAACGGTTCAAAAGTATGCTCAAAGCGCTTCCCGCCTGGCGGACTGGATGGAAACCAACCTGCCCGAAGGACTGACCGTGTTCGCCTTTCCCGAAGCGCACCGCAGGAAACTGCGCACCAACAACACCCAGGAACGCTTGAACCGCGAAATTGGACGGCGCACCAACGTGGTGAGCATCTTTCCCAATGAAGCCGCCTGTTTGCGTTTGGTGAGCGCCATCCTGATGGAACAGGATGAGGAATGGCAGATGGGTCGAGTCTATCTTTCGATGGACGAAAACCCTCCTCCTAAATGA